The following are encoded together in the Variovorax sp. PBS-H4 genome:
- the purB gene encoding adenylosuccinate lyase → MPVSVFDMQSLQHLWGTDELRTIFGEENRIQKWLDFEAALAAAQAELGIIPAAAALEIAEQAKVANIDIAKMSAEIRRIKHSLVPALKQLQAACSKENGEWVHYGATTQDVVDTGVALQLKEFHDVVMRDMRAVGKELVRLAVAHRDTPMAGRTHGVQALPITFGHKCALWLDELGRHHERLVQAAPRVLVGMLAGAVGSQASLGPKAIELEQRMLEKLGLGVPAISWAPARDRFAEYATLLALIGSTLSKIGNELFNMQRNEFGEVEEGFSEGKLGSSTMPHKRNPTSAENLAGLSRPLRYNAAMMIEGMVQEGERDGIAWKMEWKALPECCMIVGAMLFQAKNLLAGLKINADVMATNLDKMRGYLLSERVMLELSERVGKQTAHEWIYEASMRGITSKASFADAMRQHEGLGKLLTDDEIRDMTDPAGYLGQCGSSVDRVVALQAHWAG, encoded by the coding sequence ATGCCCGTTTCCGTTTTCGACATGCAGTCGCTTCAGCATCTTTGGGGCACCGACGAATTGCGCACCATCTTTGGCGAGGAGAATCGCATACAGAAGTGGCTCGACTTCGAGGCCGCCTTGGCCGCTGCCCAAGCCGAGCTGGGCATCATCCCCGCCGCCGCCGCGTTGGAGATCGCCGAGCAGGCCAAGGTCGCCAACATCGACATTGCCAAGATGTCTGCCGAGATCCGCCGCATCAAGCATTCGCTGGTGCCTGCGCTCAAGCAGTTGCAAGCGGCGTGCTCCAAGGAGAACGGCGAGTGGGTGCACTACGGCGCGACCACGCAGGACGTGGTGGACACCGGCGTCGCCTTGCAGCTCAAGGAATTTCACGACGTGGTGATGCGCGACATGCGCGCCGTCGGCAAGGAACTCGTCCGCCTGGCCGTCGCGCACCGCGACACCCCGATGGCCGGGCGCACCCATGGCGTGCAGGCCCTGCCCATCACCTTCGGCCACAAGTGCGCACTCTGGCTCGACGAACTGGGCCGCCACCACGAACGCCTGGTACAGGCTGCACCGCGCGTGCTGGTGGGCATGCTGGCCGGCGCCGTCGGAAGCCAGGCTTCGCTGGGCCCCAAGGCGATCGAGCTCGAGCAGCGCATGCTCGAGAAGCTGGGCCTGGGGGTGCCCGCCATCAGCTGGGCGCCTGCGCGCGACCGCTTCGCCGAGTACGCCACGCTGCTCGCGCTGATCGGCAGCACGCTGTCGAAGATCGGGAACGAACTCTTCAACATGCAGCGCAACGAGTTCGGTGAAGTGGAAGAAGGTTTTTCCGAAGGAAAGCTCGGTTCCTCGACCATGCCGCACAAGCGCAATCCCACGTCGGCCGAGAACCTGGCCGGCCTGTCACGCCCGCTGCGCTACAACGCAGCGATGATGATCGAGGGCATGGTGCAAGAAGGCGAACGCGACGGCATCGCCTGGAAGATGGAATGGAAGGCGCTGCCCGAGTGCTGCATGATCGTCGGAGCGATGCTGTTCCAGGCCAAGAACCTGTTGGCGGGCCTGAAGATCAACGCCGACGTGATGGCCACCAATCTGGACAAGATGCGCGGCTACCTGCTGTCCGAGCGCGTGATGCTCGAGCTAAGCGAACGGGTGGGCAAACAGACCGCGCACGAGTGGATCTACGAAGCTTCGATGCGCGGCATCACCAGCAAGGCCAGCTTCGCCGACGCCATGCGCCAGCACGAGGGCCTGGGCAAACTGCTGACCGACGACGAGATTCGTGACATGACCGATCCTGCGGGCTACCTGGGGCAGTGCGGCAGCTCGGTCGACCGCGTGGTCGCCCTGCAAGCACATTGGGCCGGCTGA
- a CDS encoding FAD-binding oxidoreductase, protein MNAERPDLALTEALRHIVGAAHVLTAPGDKARYEAEWRGTYPGTARAVVRPATTEEVSRVVAACAAADVSVVPQGGNTGLVGGSTPDDSGTEVLLSLDRMRAVRHADPLDNTLTVEAGCTVRAAQEAAEAAGRLFPLSLASEGSATVGGVVSTNAGGEQVLRYGNTRDLVLGLEVVLADGRVLNLLGALRKDNTGYDLKQLFIGGEGTLGIVTAVTFKLFARPRTVITAWATVPDPQAAVELLSRLTDAVGERVTAFELIGDGPLELVLKHRTADMRAPLGDVAPWSVLFDVSEVSAHLDPSPGVEQVLNAAMEDGLVLDAALAASHAQAHAFWALREHVPEAQRLEGPSIKHDISVAVSSIPQFIDEAGAALRALMPGVRIVCFGHVGDGNLHYNQSMPEGMGAGDFRAQEEAIHDIVHATAARLGGAISAEHGIGRQKQSALLQYKNAVALDAMVRIKRALDPFNTFNPGRMLPRALVNTAVSS, encoded by the coding sequence ATGAACGCTGAGAGACCCGACCTCGCCTTGACCGAGGCGCTGCGCCACATTGTCGGCGCCGCGCATGTGCTTACCGCACCGGGAGACAAAGCACGCTACGAGGCCGAATGGCGCGGCACCTATCCAGGCACCGCACGCGCGGTCGTGCGCCCGGCAACGACCGAGGAGGTTTCACGCGTGGTCGCGGCCTGCGCCGCCGCAGACGTTTCCGTGGTGCCGCAAGGCGGCAACACCGGCTTGGTCGGCGGATCGACGCCCGACGATTCGGGCACGGAGGTACTGCTGAGCCTGGACCGCATGCGCGCGGTGCGCCACGCTGATCCCCTGGACAACACCCTCACGGTCGAGGCCGGTTGCACGGTACGCGCTGCCCAGGAGGCCGCCGAAGCTGCGGGCCGGCTGTTCCCGCTTTCCCTGGCGTCCGAGGGCAGCGCCACCGTGGGCGGCGTGGTCTCCACCAATGCCGGTGGCGAACAGGTGCTGCGCTACGGCAATACCCGCGACCTGGTGCTCGGCCTCGAAGTGGTGCTGGCCGACGGCCGCGTGCTGAACCTGCTGGGCGCACTGCGCAAGGACAACACCGGCTACGACCTGAAGCAGCTGTTCATCGGCGGCGAGGGCACGCTGGGCATCGTCACCGCCGTCACCTTCAAGCTGTTCGCGAGGCCGCGGACCGTGATCACCGCTTGGGCGACGGTGCCGGACCCGCAGGCCGCGGTCGAACTGCTGTCGCGCCTGACCGACGCCGTGGGCGAGCGTGTCACCGCGTTCGAATTGATCGGCGACGGCCCCTTGGAACTGGTGCTGAAGCACCGCACCGCGGACATGCGTGCACCGCTGGGCGACGTTGCGCCCTGGTCGGTCTTGTTCGACGTCTCGGAGGTGTCGGCGCACCTCGACCCATCGCCGGGCGTGGAGCAGGTATTGAACGCAGCCATGGAAGACGGCCTGGTTCTCGACGCCGCGCTGGCCGCATCGCACGCCCAGGCCCACGCATTCTGGGCGCTGCGCGAGCATGTGCCCGAGGCACAGCGGCTCGAAGGTCCATCGATCAAGCACGACATCTCGGTAGCCGTGTCCAGCATCCCGCAGTTCATCGACGAAGCCGGCGCGGCACTGCGGGCGCTGATGCCGGGCGTGCGCATCGTGTGTTTCGGCCATGTCGGCGACGGCAACCTGCACTACAACCAGAGCATGCCTGAGGGGATGGGCGCAGGCGACTTTCGCGCGCAGGAGGAAGCCATCCACGACATCGTGCACGCGACCGCCGCGCGGCTCGGCGGAGCCATCTCCGCCGAGCATGGCATCGGCCGGCAGAAACAGAGCGCCCTGCTGCAATACAAGAACGCCGTCGCCCTGGATGCGATGGTGCGCATCAAACGGGCGCTGGACCCGTTCAACACCTTCAACCCGGGCCGCATGCTGCCGCGCGCCCTGGTGAATACAGCCGTTTCCTCTTAG